The Candidatus Kryptonium sp. genome contains a region encoding:
- the sucC gene encoding ADP-forming succinate--CoA ligase subunit beta: MKIHEYQAKEILKKFGVAVPKGRVAFTPEEAVEVAKEIGGELWVVKAQIHAGGRGKAGGIKLAKSYEEVYEHAKNMLGSKLVTYQTGPEGKIVKKVLVEQGLKIQKELYVGITLDRSTFRNVVMVSSEGGVEIEQVAAESPEKILKEYIDPKIGLMPYQARRLAFGLGLEGEAFKNAVKFLLALYKAYEETDASLAEINPLVLTTDGQVLALDAKMNFDDNALFRHPEILEMRDIDEEDPLEVEASKYNLNYIRLNGNVGCMVNGAGLAMATMDLIKLAGGEPANFLDVGGGAKTETVEQGFRIILSDPNVKAILINIFGGIVRCDRVAQGVVEAAKKVGVNVPVVIRLEGTNAEEGARILKESGLNFIVANGFKDAAEKVVNVLKELGIN, encoded by the coding sequence ATGAAAATACATGAATACCAGGCGAAAGAAATTTTGAAAAAATTTGGTGTCGCTGTTCCAAAAGGTCGCGTTGCTTTTACACCTGAAGAAGCAGTTGAGGTAGCTAAAGAAATCGGTGGCGAACTATGGGTCGTAAAAGCTCAAATTCACGCAGGTGGAAGAGGTAAAGCTGGTGGAATAAAACTTGCAAAAAGCTACGAGGAAGTTTATGAACATGCGAAAAATATGCTTGGTTCAAAACTTGTAACATATCAAACAGGTCCAGAAGGTAAAATTGTCAAAAAAGTCCTCGTTGAACAAGGATTAAAGATTCAAAAGGAGTTGTATGTGGGAATAACTCTTGACAGAAGCACTTTTAGAAATGTTGTGATGGTTTCAAGCGAAGGAGGAGTAGAAATTGAACAAGTTGCCGCCGAAAGCCCCGAGAAGATTTTGAAAGAATATATTGATCCCAAAATTGGTCTAATGCCATATCAAGCAAGACGACTTGCATTTGGACTTGGACTTGAAGGAGAAGCATTTAAAAACGCTGTTAAGTTTTTGCTCGCTCTTTATAAAGCTTACGAAGAAACCGACGCGTCCCTTGCTGAAATCAATCCACTTGTTTTAACCACCGATGGACAAGTTCTAGCTCTTGACGCAAAGATGAACTTTGATGACAACGCACTCTTCAGACATCCCGAAATACTTGAAATGCGCGATATTGACGAGGAAGATCCACTTGAAGTTGAAGCGTCAAAATATAATCTTAACTACATCCGTCTCAATGGGAATGTTGGTTGCATGGTTAATGGCGCAGGACTTGCGATGGCTACTATGGATTTAATTAAACTTGCTGGTGGTGAACCAGCAAACTTTCTTGATGTCGGTGGTGGCGCAAAAACTGAAACGGTTGAACAAGGCTTCAGGATAATTCTTTCCGATCCAAATGTAAAAGCAATACTTATCAATATATTCGGTGGGATCGTCCGATGCGATCGTGTCGCGCAAGGAGTAGTTGAAGCTGCAAAAAAGGTCGGAGTAAATGTCCCTGTTGTTATACGACTTGAAGGAACGAATGCTGAAGAAGGTGCAAGGATTCTTAAAGAATCAGGACTAAATTTCATCGTTGCAAATGGCTTTAAAGATGCAGCTGAAAAGGTTGTAAATGTCCTCAAAGAACTCGGAATAAACTAA
- the rpiB gene encoding ribose 5-phosphate isomerase B produces the protein MVAIASDHAGFKLKEELKKFISDLGYSVLDLGTNSESSVDYPDFAYAVAYSIISGKAWRGIMIDGTGVASSIVANKVPGIRAACCHNEFTAKISREHNDANVLTLGARVIGSELAKEIIKVFLETNFGGGRHLQRLNKITEIEKKYLKQK, from the coding sequence ATAGTTGCAATCGCCAGCGATCACGCCGGTTTTAAACTCAAAGAGGAACTAAAAAAATTTATTTCTGATCTTGGCTATTCAGTCCTTGATCTTGGGACAAATTCTGAATCATCGGTTGATTACCCTGATTTTGCCTATGCAGTTGCGTATTCTATTATCTCTGGAAAAGCTTGGCGTGGGATAATGATTGATGGCACCGGTGTTGCATCATCAATTGTCGCTAACAAAGTTCCCGGAATAAGAGCAGCATGTTGTCATAATGAATTTACTGCAAAGATAAGTAGAGAACACAACGACGCAAATGTCTTAACACTTGGCGCTAGAGTGATCGGGAGCGAACTTGCAAAGGAAATAATAAAGGTTTTCCTTGAGACCAACTTCGGAGGTGGAAGACATCTCCAGAGATTGAACAAAATCACCGAAATTGAGAAAAAATATCTAAAGCAAAAGTAA
- the pruA gene encoding L-glutamate gamma-semialdehyde dehydrogenase, whose translation MKLPRFKNEPFTDFSKPENRKKMEKALAKVESELGKEYDIIIGGERIKTSEKFYSYNPSKKDQVVGILQKGTADLANKAIEVANEAFKEWSMTKPEYRVKIMLKAAQILRKRKFEFASWQVFEVGKNWAEADADVAEAIDYLEYYSRWALHYAKGAPVVKYPGEKNEMVYIPLGAGAVIPPWNFPLAILLGMTVGALVTGNTVVLKPSSDSPVIGAKFYELMKEAGLPDGVLNFITGPGSSVGDTLVAHPKTRFVAFTGSKEVGIHIYELASKVQPGQIWLKRVIAEMGGKDAIIVDDEADLDSAVKGVVVSAFGYQGQKCSACSRAIVVESIYDKFIEKLVAETEKLEIGPAKDNYPVGPVINAGAQQKILSYIEIGKSEGKLLTGGEAVRQDEGYYIKPTIFADVDPKARIAQEEIFGPVLAVIKARDFDHALEIANDTEYGLTGSVYTKNRKKIEKAKKLFHVGNLYINRKCTGAIVGVHPFGGFNMSGTDSKAGGPDYLLLFLQGKAISEKIK comes from the coding sequence ATGAAGCTACCTCGCTTCAAAAACGAACCATTTACCGATTTCTCAAAACCAGAAAATCGTAAAAAGATGGAAAAAGCTCTCGCAAAGGTTGAGAGCGAACTTGGAAAAGAATATGATATCATAATCGGCGGAGAACGAATCAAAACAAGCGAGAAATTTTATTCCTATAATCCATCAAAGAAAGATCAGGTTGTAGGTATTCTCCAAAAGGGAACTGCGGATCTTGCGAACAAGGCAATTGAAGTGGCGAACGAAGCTTTTAAAGAATGGAGCATGACAAAGCCAGAATATAGAGTTAAAATTATGCTAAAAGCTGCACAGATATTGAGAAAGAGAAAATTTGAATTTGCATCTTGGCAGGTTTTTGAGGTAGGGAAAAATTGGGCGGAAGCCGATGCTGATGTCGCAGAAGCAATTGATTATCTTGAATATTACAGCAGATGGGCTCTTCATTATGCAAAAGGAGCTCCTGTAGTTAAATATCCAGGCGAGAAAAACGAAATGGTATATATTCCTCTCGGAGCTGGCGCAGTAATTCCACCATGGAATTTCCCGCTTGCGATTTTGCTCGGTATGACTGTTGGTGCACTTGTAACTGGAAACACAGTTGTTCTGAAACCATCAAGTGACTCACCAGTTATTGGAGCGAAGTTTTATGAACTAATGAAAGAGGCAGGACTCCCAGATGGTGTTCTAAACTTTATAACTGGTCCAGGCTCAAGCGTTGGAGATACACTTGTTGCGCATCCGAAGACGAGATTTGTTGCCTTCACTGGTTCAAAAGAAGTTGGGATTCATATCTACGAGCTTGCTTCAAAGGTTCAACCAGGACAAATATGGCTTAAGCGAGTGATTGCAGAAATGGGCGGTAAAGACGCAATTATCGTTGACGATGAGGCAGATCTTGATTCAGCTGTTAAAGGTGTTGTGGTTTCCGCCTTTGGTTATCAAGGTCAAAAGTGCTCCGCTTGTTCAAGAGCAATTGTTGTTGAAAGCATTTATGATAAATTTATTGAAAAACTTGTTGCAGAAACAGAAAAACTTGAAATCGGACCAGCGAAAGATAACTATCCAGTTGGACCTGTAATAAACGCTGGAGCTCAACAGAAAATTCTTTCATATATTGAAATTGGGAAATCAGAAGGAAAATTATTAACAGGTGGTGAAGCAGTTCGCCAAGATGAAGGATATTATATAAAACCGACAATTTTCGCAGATGTTGATCCTAAAGCAAGGATAGCTCAAGAAGAAATTTTTGGTCCTGTTCTTGCAGTTATAAAAGCGAGAGATTTTGATCATGCGCTTGAAATTGCAAACGATACTGAATACGGTTTGACTGGCTCCGTTTATACAAAAAACAGAAAAAAGATTGAAAAAGCAAAAAAACTTTTCCATGTCGGAAATCTTTACATAAACCGAAAATGCACAGGCGCAATAGTTGGTGTGCATCCATTTGGCGGATTTAATATGAGCGGAACTGATTCAAAAGCTGGCGGTCCTGACTACTTGCTATTGTTCTTGCAAGGAAAAGCGATCTCGGAAAAAATTAAATAA